The genomic window AAATAGAAATAAAGAaactcggccgccgtagccgaatgggtttgaatctctgtgcatgaaacggcaaaatgataaaaacatttttttctaatggcggtcgcccctcggcggcaatggcaaacgtccgtgtgtatttctgccatggaggTGTATACAAGTTTCTTCCTTTCCTGTACTAtaacagcttctacaataatcGTGGTAGGGAGCTCCCAGCCTTCTACCAGAGTTGCCTATTAGACAATGACCGGTTAAAATACACCTATCATagttcttatattctctctgttgAGTTTAAGCAGGCATTTTGAACAACTACTGCTAAGTTTCGGCAATGCCAAtttgcttaaggggttaggggtagtcagagctccgaaaaaatgatgattttcaataatttttttttgctagtcaattgctttattttacaaaaataaaaacataccattaatgcatcatgtttcgacttgacttaagcaaaatttcaaaaaaaaaaaaattaataattgtaaaaattctcGCTGTTTGTTCGTTGTTTGTTTgggcccgtttctccagaaggcccttgcggtgatcattgcaagtccttggagattcatctaaaatcaatcgggcaagagaaattagttttattaatagataatattgTGTCTAATCTAAGCGgcttcaggaaatatttttgagatttcgtgaaaaaatcggcaattaattgtttaaaaaaaaaaatttgaaaaaaaatctttcgatcagacacgattttttatgtttttcaaaagctgtggtttttaagttacagtgatcaccagttccaaaacatagttttgagaaaatcgcatttaagggggtagtatggttaattcggtgtaaaacaagcatatttttcgaaattttttttgtcgacaaagttgatttattcaaaattttaaaattacttcattataaagtcatatttaaagaatattgtgtgaaattttcattgatttttatgaagaaatgagttggtggcagcgaatcttcgcggacgtctcataaaaaagttttattgcggtgtccctcagaactcattactggatcaactaaaatcaaaaaaccaaattgatttcatcagctaataaagtttcgcaggtaacaacgtcgaattttttttttttttttttttttttaaattttttaaagcgctttgaagtcaaaacaccgatttttcataaaaaaaacttgaaaactttgttgttttaaaatatgacaaaatttaaaaaaaaaaaaaaactcgacgtcattacctcgtgaataaagtaaagaaacaaaaaaaccaaatttgaaaagaatcggtgcagtagatatgaatctacagtggacaccgaccgtaaaaaaggcaagtgtgagaaaaacgcgtttaaagatttgtgaagatttttacagcgtgaaatccggttggagaggtagatacttaatcctttgagtctttgtcaattttactctaatgcacttcaaactttcacacaataatcttaagatgttatagaataatttaaaaaaaaaaatgaaaaaaaaaaaaataccatactacccccttaaagttTTGCCACTTGCTCTCGAACGTTGCGGAGTTGTTGAATAACTCTAAAAGTATGAattggattcacttcaaattttcacacactaTTTTTaggatattatactttaagaaaatgcaaaaaacaatccaattttttttaaaactctgactacccctaaccccttaattcgCATGTTGCTAGGTtttgccattttgaatttagtGTTCTAATAGTTTCGCCATATATCAGTACATAATTTGCAGGGGGATATGGGCATGGCTATCAACGCTTTACCCGATTGAAAAGTTTGGGTTGTaccctttctggcaagctcatctgctttgcagtttacTGCTATATTTCTATGACCTGGCACCCAAATGAGGTTTACATGGAAATACTAGGAGTATAAAACATTATATGACTGTTTTCGACGATTGTGTCTTTGActctagcgcttttattgctgcccGGCTGTCTGAATAAATAACGAGTTTCCTGGTgaataatactctcgtttttatctcTTAAGTCCTTTCATAATAGCAGTGACTTCCgcttgaaatacactacagTGATTGCTTTATTTCCGGTTTTTCGGAGTAGGCCCATCCACCGATTTTATTGCCTAATTTTTAGTCATTTTCAATGTACAAATGAAAATATGGCAATTTGGCTAGActactgtatgtatgtagttcaaATGGAGTGAGAAGCTGTAGTATTCCAAAGGAGatctgtaaaaaataattaaaaggttttcaacaaaattcacaaataaaACGTTATTAATTATATGAACAAAACGTTAAGAAAATATTCCATATTAAATTGCTGGAAAAAATAGTGCAGAAATTTATGCTACGATATTAATTAACttagctgtatgtatgtatgtatgtactatatgcaTGCACATTGGCTAGACTATAAATTTACATTCGCATattgttttatgatattttttattacctttAATCGTAGGTGGAGCTTATCAATGACAACCTGTACGAATGGTATGCCCGTCTGCATATCATCGATCCAGACTCAAAGCTAGCGAAAGACATGACCGAAATGAACATTCCATTTATACTCCTGCATCTAGTTTTTCCCGATAACTTCCCATTTGCACCGCCATTTATGCGAGTCGTCGAGCCGCGCATCGAGAAGGGTTTCGTAATGGAAGGTGGAGCTATTTGCATGGAACTTCTGACGCCACGCGGCTGGGCGTCAGCGTACACTGTGGAGGCGGTGCTAATGCAATTTTCAGCGAGCTTAGTGAAGGGTCAAGGACGTATTGTGCGAAAGACCAAAAGTACAAAGGAATTTAGCAGGTGAGGTCCCAAAGTAGACAATAGTGCATATGCAACaagtatttatgtgcatacacgTGGCAcatactaatttgtagatttacAATCGATCTCGGGTAGAAAGCAACCAAGAAAGacatgaactaaattaaatttgactTGAATAAATGTAGGAAATGACGGACACGACGAACAGACATAATAGGAGACAGAGCGCACAGTGTATGACCGGACTAACACGGACAACAATGTAACGCAACAAAAAGACCGAGATTACCATACCGCGAACATACCCAACGAAGACGTTGACGATACGACCGACAGGACAGATAGAACATTGTGAACAAAACCGCCATCAAGCGAGGAACGCACAGGAACAAATTGTCTAAGTTGAAgtaataaagaaattgtttaaattaaattaagaacaaattgtttaattcgGAATCCTACAAGTGGTATCAGAACCGGGATTCGGCCATAGTGAATTTAATAAGTGCAAAATACCGCATACTGGCTAATCACGCCacgtatacatacgtacacacataacTGGAGTAGCGGCGAGTGCGTTAACGGGAACgatcgcagcagcagcagtggtaACGGAACGGAGCAGAGAGCGACTGCTCAAGTGAGCGACGTTGTCAGAGCAGCAGCGAGACCAGAGCAGCGTAGGCGACAACGGCAGAAAAGGGTACCGCTAATAGTAGGGTAATATAAATGTATAAGGTGCAACTCatgtaaatatacataagtacatatttaaatcttctatagtattattttaaaacatggcgcttattctgactaaactacaatatgtacagatatgaaatatatatcaaaagaaaggttttgatgagcatatttccggaaaattataaaaattaaaattggttaatttgttcatgaaatacttgcgtgtaaagttatcaaaattttcatattgatgacagcgatgtctatgcaaagcgagacacacaaatatacgcatatatatgagtaccatgatggaaagaataatgagatggcgcctatcgtggtcccgttactttgcgctcaacgaatttgacaactagttacgtgattttagctccagtatggccagattaccatacttgttttagcatttttttgttatttttattaatatattttttgtctcggagttttagttctttcttcgtgacatttttctagctgttctaattaaaatgtcatgtttataattttgtaaaatatacattttttaataattattcaaataattcactcagttttatttagctttacttttttttaatatctggtggcattgcccgcgattgcaggtgttgttggtgttcttctgctttcggcagtcaaatctctctctcgctactgcagtgttgcctagttttggatataaaacgcactaaaatgcccgttcaaagaaaataacccaacaaatttttattgaattacttaaagaactttgtatgcgtgacaaattgtctttaaaatgtgcgttttattaaataaatgtgttatgcttatgtataatttaatttatgagtttttttttaagcgagactcttttgttaagggaacgacttttttgctatatttgaagttatgtaactagataaggtactctttttgtaaaaatgtcagtatggtttctttagtattttctggtattttcttgtttatttttacaatgaatataactcttaatgtcctatgtctcactaaggattgatgaccggaagaaacgattacacctctatggttttaattcgcattcaataaattcaaaagctttttaaaatgtgtaaaaaggttttcaatcttaagaagagttgagagtggggcatttaatatttttgcataaccttaaatggagccaaaaattaaatttgcactttcaaattatcaaattttataagagtaaaaaaattttcattagcattaaaatcttctcagagtggccttttttaaacttcttttgtataataatacagtttttttttaacctaaagtttcggtagctttaaattaaaaaaaaagaaacaaacacgaaacttcaaaattttcgcattttcggtataaaaaagcactaaatttattgcgaagagcaaatggttggcaatactgcacaactcagcaaacgtgacgtcacgtacgctctgatgggcgcaatcttctttctatcattcttgtatgagtacgtttgctttgtttagttctctttctaatgagcacagcattgtatgggcAAAGAActctttaattgttttgttttgttctctttactaataaatatgtattcatgagcatagtcccaacgggtgctgcgaacttttttcaaaatttggttgtgatggcaataattggtatgaattgacaattgacttaaaatttgtcaattcacttaaaacaacggtaacagtgcaaattaaaaagagttttggacagacgcaaaatagaatttattttaagaaaaaagtacatccatatttaattttaaaatatgcctagaggacgaccaagaagagttcgtagaaaagttcctactttaagtggaggaatagagcaggtaagtaagtgataaatgtttgaaacgtcacgtattggatatgatgggtagaagcatccacttttgttttcgttcgtatatggtacaattgaactacaatatataaacgtatgtatgtatttaaaaattttgtgtgcgtttgatcctttttgcaaaactcaaaatttgaaatagttttaaaaaatgaggagagagagacaaattagttatttatttgatactaattcaaaggtaaactgtatttgggctattctcagacaaattttatagtaatagacgatgcccaacgccatttaaaagaacactattacccatcaaatcaacgaactttttgacacagatatacatttttaagtgtttttttttctttgtattgtactctatgtgtacatgtatatttttatgtatgcagccattatcaaatcatatatgaatatgaactttgaaaattttgtttaccattcttcttaaaattttttaaaacgtaaagatctgtgaaaaaaaaaatgtcacatatgctgtttaccttccgtgggaaaaaagcccaaccgattttcgggggttacatactagtattatatattattgaacgttattttttgaattgttaAGCGCTAAGTGAATTaatttaaccctttcgctacatctttttattgcgccatccaaaaaatccaaatttttgtctgagtatttattttaggaccaataacaatacaaataaattttttttttatttttttgttaagtgcttttttttaatgttgccatatggcaacaaatgttttatatggtaaagaaaaacagtttatttttggtttttgcataaAGGTTCgtacatttattaaaatttggtttgacatcaaaatttcaatttatttataaatcaaGATTTCTAAACTAAAGTTCCAACaatgacaaaatatttaaaataaaaaaatccattcaaTACTATAAATATACACGTACATGCATATTAAAAagtgaacaaggatataaactaaaaacataaaatattagcttaaaaagtattatagaaaactatagctataaaaattacttaaaataatacaaaggaAAGAAGTATCTTACCAAGAATTTAGTCGCTGCAGTGATAATCCTTAAAGCAATCGCGATCTCTGTTGGGTAGACACAAGTGAACCGAACACTTTGAACATTTGTATCTGGAAAATCCTGAACATCCTTTTAATTTGCATCTGTTTTTTTTCTCAGTGTACTCCACCCAATGTTGATTTCCATCATATCGGACAGAAACTTATGGTGCTGTTTCATATCTCTTTCGAGAAGTTGATGGGCTGTCGATGTTTTCATTCAAAGAGACTTTTGGCCGTCCCCGTTTGCGAGAAAATGCATCCTTATTTGCTTGCGCTAGCAGACCATCAGCAATGTCGTTGCGGAACTCAAGCAGATCCATGTGTTTCTGCTTTTGGCCTTTATTATTACCCTCATGATCCTCCATGAGTGGTCAAATAATTGAAGTGTCCATTTTCTTGACCGTATCGATATTCTATACAATGAAAGAAGGAAGTATATTTTATCAACTCCTCCCATATTCTTGTTGTACACAGCCACAGTGTAGGGCTGAGTTATTTCAACTTTCGTctttttttcaactaaaaatcTTTGCACATTTTTAAGCGGCTCTTCGCAATATATTGATTAAATCAATTGGACAACACCTCCATCAAGCCATCTTATGACATAAAGGTTGTCCTCCCTTTCGATGCGGTAATCAAAACTACCTCTACCTTCCTTTTTTAGTTCCTTTTCAGATTGCAAAGGCACTTTCCTACACCTATTTCCTCTAATTGTACCCGTAGCCCAAATACCTTTTTTCTGTAAGTACAGTATCAAATTAAGTGTAGCAAAATAGTTGTCAAAAAATAGcttcaagtttttgttttcggGAATAGTTCTTGGGAGATGAACTACAATATCGGAGCAAAACCCTAGTTTTGGTCCAGAAATAAAGGTATTTTTTCCTTGATATATTTCAAAGTCATACAACATGTCATTTGAACTACAtagacaaaataatttaaatcccCATTTTATTGGCTTTTTAGGCATGTATTGTCTAAGGACAGTCTCTCCTTTAAAAGGTACCATCATTTCATCCACACAAAGATTCTCTTCTTTGGGGATAGTATACAACTTTTTAGTAAAGATATTTATTAATGGACGAATCCTGaaaagtttgtcattgcctggaTCACTTGTTGTGAACTTCAAGTTGTTTCGCAAGGAATGAAATCtattatttatcatattttgaCGAAATGCCGGAATATCTGTGGGCGCTGTCCAGTACATAGACAATCTGGGATAATCAATTGTCCCAATCATAACCTCCAAAgcaagaaacttaaaaaaattttctttcgttAAGTTAAATGATctaaatctaaaaatgcaaaatacaaatttcagagtgaagtgcaatatgccagaaggctttctttaaaaatgttgtattaatgatatattatataatgggcggttattacttattttatttctgtttaaccattaaacttaaatttatgaaaatatgtaacaaaaaagttgatattttttacaagagagtgttgacggccttttaaagtttactgttgccatatggcaacaatatcgcgaaagggttaaaaataattttgatttaatttttaaaattgaagaTTCGCTAGTGTTGCAAACTTAtgcgaacattttttaataatttgaatataacGCCATAGCAGTACAGTGGGGTGATCTACAACGATTTATATACGGCAAACAATTGTTAAAGGGTGCAGCGAAGCTTTTCGTTCGAAGTCAGAGCGGCATAAGCAGTTGGGATTCACTAAAATCAGCACTGCGTAGAGAATTTGGCACAAATATTTCATCGATCGAGATACATCGTGCTCTTCGTAATCGTCGCCAGCGACAAGGAAAAGATCTTCGTGAATACCTGTACGCTATGATGGAGATTGGGAAACCGCTTAATTTAGATGAGTCCAGCTTAATCGAATATTTCATCGAAGGGATCCATGACACCAAAATCAACAAATCAAATTTATATCAGATGACATGTGTACAAGATCTAAAGGAGCAAATAAAGGTCTATGAGAAGGTGAGATCAAATAGGCCTTCGTCTTCAAACGCGAAACAGGCACAACTAACATCCATGGGAAAAGTTTCAACGAGTTCTGGTGCAATAAGTAAGCGTTGTTTTAATTGCGGTGACAGAACGCATTTTGTTCGGGACTATCCGCGCAAGCgttttatatgttttaa from Anastrepha ludens isolate Willacy chromosome 5, idAnaLude1.1, whole genome shotgun sequence includes these protein-coding regions:
- the LOC128863805 gene encoding ubiquitin-conjugating enzyme E2Q-like protein CG4502 isoform X1, yielding MSSSLKEKVTAAIRKFNKSRSRSGSGDKTAEAGGDGANGNNSGGNVGGNVTAKNSNVNAMATGVTAESPGKRLRRQDNKVSPATSRMVMSVNAQHAPDHSIRARRLMKEYKEIQKVHNSKKDPVFTVELINDNLYEWYARLHIIDPDSKLAKDMTEMNIPFILLHLVFPDNFPFAPPFMRVVEPRIEKGFVMEGGAICMELLTPRGWASAYTVEAVLMQFSASLVKGQGRIVRKTKSTKEFSRCCWCSSAFGSQISLSLLQCCLVLDIKRTKMPVQRK